A segment of the Thermotoga sp. genome:
CGTTAGGGTAGAAAAATACGAAAATCACCGGCGAGAGCAGAATAATAGGAAACCACACGAGAAGCTGACCCATGTACCAGAAGATCACCTTTAACCTGTGCTTTGTGCTCGTCAGTACATCTTCCAATCTCGGTCACCTTCCAAGCAGCACTTCTTCTACTTTTTCTTTGGTTTCTGTGTTTGTGATCACATACAGTCTATCACCAGGAAGAATCTCCGTGTCTCCCCTGGGAACCACGAGGACTCCTCCTCGAACAATGGCTGCTACGATGCTACCCCTGGGCAGATTCAGGTCTTTCAACTTCTTCCCTGCAGCCGGGTTTTCCTCCTCCACTGTCACGTTCAAGAACTCAATTCCTTGTTCCAGCGGGATAATACTGGAAAACTCCTCGGGAAAGATCAGAGCCTCCACCGTGTTCGTTATCAAGGTGGTGAGGTTCAGAACGGTTGTGATGCCCATCTTTTTGAAGATCTCTATGTTCCCAGGATCGTTCACCAGGCTCACTACCCGTCTTACACCAAACTCCTTCATCGCCAGCTGAGCTATGAAGAGGTTTACCTCATCCCTCGGGGTCAGGATTACCACCACGTCGTTTTTCGAAGGTTCTGCGTCTCTGAGCACCTCCTTCTGGCTTCCGTCCCCATGTATCACCGTTGCCCTCAACTTTTTGGCGAACTCTTCACAGAGCTCTCTGTCTTTGTTTATCAGTACCACACCGTATTTCCGGGATGTCATGGAACGTGCCAGATAGTATGCCGTCGTTTCACCGCCTATTATGATCACCTTCAACCCTGCTCACTCCCCAGAACGTATCCCTTCACTTTCTCCATCATCAGAATAGCGGGGCATATCGTATCTATACCGTGCTCTTCAAAGATTCTTATCTTCTCGGGATCGTAAACCCTTGCGATCACGCTTTTCACGTTGAACATGTGACGAGCGTTCATGGCGATGAAGAAGTTCGTGCTATCGTCGTTTGTGAACGCGAAAACCATGTCTGCTTTCTCCATACCGCTTTCTCTGAGAGTTTCGAACTCTGCGGCGTCTCCAACTATCGTGAATCCTGAGAACTCCGAGTTCAACCTGTGAAACGCGTACTCGTTCTTGTCTACAACAACGACGCTGTGTCCCAAAGACGATGCCAGATTCGCTATCGATGCAC
Coding sequences within it:
- a CDS encoding TrkA family potassium uptake protein: MIIIGGETTAYYLARSMTSRKYGVVLINKDRELCEEFAKKLRATVIHGDGSQKEVLRDAEPSKNDVVVILTPRDEVNLFIAQLAMKEFGVRRVVSLVNDPGNIEIFKKMGITTVLNLTTLITNTVEALIFPEEFSSIIPLEQGIEFLNVTVEEENPAAGKKLKDLNLPRGSIVAAIVRGGVLVVPRGDTEILPGDRLYVITNTETKEKVEEVLLGR
- a CDS encoding TrkA family potassium uptake protein → MPRGKSKYIVVFGCGRLGASIANLASSLGHSVVVVDKNEYAFHRLNSEFSGFTIVGDAAEFETLRESGMEKADMVFAFTNDDSTNFFIAMNARHMFNVKSVIARVYDPEKIRIFEEHGIDTICPAILMMEKVKGYVLGSEQG